One uncultured Carboxylicivirga sp. genomic window, AATAACGAGAGATGGAAAAAAGATAAAGAGTTATTTGTTCAAAAAGTTGAAGAACTGGGAGGTACAGCAATTGTTGAAATTGCTAATACTGATCCGGAGAAGCAGATTTTACAGGCTCAGGAATTGATTGATCAGGATATTGATGTACTGGTTGTTGTTCCTGTTGATCTTCAAAAAGCTGCTGAAATAGTAAAATTAGCCCATCGAAATTATGTTCCTGTTATTTCTTACGACCGTTTAATAAAAGATTGCAATCTGGATTACTATATATCAACCGACAATATACATGTTGGTGAATTACAAGCTAATTATCTCACTAAAATTTCACCTCAAGGAAAATATGCATTAATCAGTGGACCTAAGAGTGATTATAATGCTTATCTCCTTCATTTAGGATGGATGAATATATTACAACCTTTAATTGATAAAGGAGATATTGAAATCGTAGTGGATGAATTCTCCAATTTTTGGCTACCTGATGAAGCTTTCAGAATTATGACTGCTTATTTGAAAACATCAGAACAAGTTGATGCTATCATTTGTGGAAATGATGCTTTAGCCTCAGGTGTTATTATAGCCTTGAAAGATGCACACAAAGAAGGTACAGTTTTACTTGCAGGACAGGATGCTAACATACAGGCCGTTAGAAATATTGTTGCGGGCAACCAAACTATAACAATTTACAAACCCATTGAAGCATTGGCGTTTGCTGCAGCCAACGCAGCTATGAAAATTGCAGATGGAGAAGCACCTTCTAATATGAATATCACTGTTAATAACGGTAAAAGATTAGTACCTGCCATACTTTTAGAAGCAAGTGTTGTTAATCGCCAAAATATCAAAATGACTGTAATATCAGAAGGATTTATGGGTGAGAGTGAAGTTTTTAATTAATTAACGATAACAGTTTATTTTAAATGGCCGCTTAAAGCGGCTATTTTTTTGTTTGATAGCCCGTGTTGAATACCTATTTTTGAAAAAAGATTAATGCATGTCGCAACTAAAAATATACAGGGCTTCTGCCGGTTCCGGTAAAACATATACACTTTCGGGCGAATTTATCAAGCTATTATTTGAAGATCCTCAAAATTACAAAAGCATACTGGCGGTTACCTTTACTAATAAAGCTACCTCCGAGATGAAAAACAGGATTCTCGAAAATTTATATGCCTTATCGGTTGAGGATGATGCTGACAATCTTGAAGATTTAATGAAGATTTATAGCAAATCAAAAAAACAAATACATAATACAGCCCGACATTTATTAATCAATATTCTAAATGATTTTTCAAAATTCTCTGTTAATACCATCGATAGTTTCTTTCAGAAGGTAATTCGTTCATTTGCCTACGAAGCTAATCTTCCTGCAGGTTTTAAGGTAGAACTGGATACCGATCGTGTTTTATCACAAGCTGTTGATGAATTACTTAGAGAATTAGAATTAAAAGGAAACGAAGAACTTCGTGAATGGCTTATCAATCATACATTATCAAAAATTGAAGACGGAAAAGACTGGAATATTGCTAATGAGCTAAAAACTTTAGGTAAAGAAGTATTTAAAGAGGAATTTCAGAGTTTGAATACTGATACACTTGAAAAACTACAGAACAAGCAGCTGCTTCATTTGTATAATAAGCAATTACGGCAAATTATTAAAGACTTTGAGAACGCTATTAAAAACTTTGCAACAGAAGGATTACAAGTCTTGAAGCAACATGGTATTAATTACGAAATGCTTCATTTAAAATCAAGATCTCCACTTAAAAATCTTGAAAAACTTAGTCTTCTGCAAAAAACGGATGATCTACTTGCTATCCAGAAATTAATTCCATTGGTTGATAATCCGGAAGAATGTTTTAACAAAAAGAATAACGAATCAGACAATAACAAGATAGCTGATTGCTTTAGTTCCGGTTTAAATAAAATATTATTCGACCTTTCTGAACTTTTTATTAAAAACAAGACAAATTATTACACAGCCAGGCTTATTTCGTCGAATATTAATGCTCTGGGTATAACAACCGACATAGCGATTAAAGTGCAGGAAATTGCCCGTAATGAAAACCTTTTTCTACTGGCTGATGCCAATCGATTGTTGTTTCAGATTATAGATCAGAATGAAACACCATTTATCTATGAAAAAACAGGGACCCGTTATCAAAACTATATGATAGATGAATTTCAGGACACCTCACGATTGCAATGGAATAATTTTAAACCTTTGCTTTTAAATAGTGTGGCTGAAGATAAGATGGCTATGATTGTTGGAGATGTAAAACAATCAATTTATCGCTGGCGAAATTCAGATTGGAAGCTGCTAAGTGATCAGGTTGAGAATGACTTCCGTGATTTCGGAACAGATCCTCAAATTCTGGAAACAAATTGGAGAAGCTTCGAAAATATCATCCATTTCAACAATATTGTATTTAAAGAAGCAGCCAGAATGCTTCAACATGAATTTATTTCGTCAACTGAAGAGAATAATCCTCAATATGAGATTCCTGAAGATTTAAAAACAAAAATTACAAAGGCTTATGATGATACAATTCAGAAAATAGCTTCAAAATCAATCGGAACAGGTGGATATATTAAAATGGAGTTTCCCGAAGGCACTAAAAAAGCCGAATTTATGATTAACGCGACAACAAAGGCCGTTGAAGAGATTGAGTCATTGCTTGCAAAAGGTTATGAATACAGAGACATCTGTATTTTAGTTCGTCGTAAAAAAGAAGGTCAGCAAATAACGGAGGCATTGCTTTCGGGATTGTATTCAACAACAAATCAAAAACATCCGGTAATATCAAACGAAACCCTTTTACTGGGTAGCTCACCGGCTGTAAATCTGGTAATTCAGCAAATTAAGTACATTCAAGACCCCGAAAATGCTGTTTATGAAGCCTATGCTGATTTATACAACTCATTTTACAAGGTTGACAATATTGATCAAATTAACAACTGTGATGGAACAGATTTAATAAGTAGTGATCATACTATAAAAGCAGAACAAAAACAGAAATTACTGGAATTAAAAGGTCAGCCGCTGTTTGAAATGGCCGAAACATTAGTGCGGGAATTACACCAGCAAATTTTTGAACATCAGTTTATTTTTATCCAGGGATTATTGGATGCAATTCGTGATTATGTGACCAATTACTCCGTTAATGTGCATGATTTTATTGCCTGGTGGGACGATAAAGGTCAGAACACAGCCATATCAGTTCCGGAAGGACAAAATGCAATAAATGTTATGACAATTCATAAATCTAAAGGACTGGAATTTAAAGCAGTGGTCATCCCCTATTGCAACTGGCCTATAGATGACAAAGGTTTTGGAAGCCTGATTTGGTGTAAACCCCAAAGTGAACCGTTTAATCAAATAGATTTAGTTCCTGTATCATACAATTCACAATTACTTCAATCTCATTTTATCGACGAATACCTTGATGAAAGATTATATCAGTTTGTAGATAATCTAAACCTGTTATATGTTGCTTTTACCCGAGCCAAAGAAAGCCTGATTATATTAGGAGAACAACCTCCAAAAACTGGTGGACTTAAAAATGTGTCCAACATTTTACATCGTATCGCTAATCAACTTAATCTGGCACAGATAGATGATACTTCTATAAAAGGAACAATGATGGAAGCATGGGATATAGATAAATTAGTATTTGAATACGGTGAAATACCTGCAAATGAAAATAATTCTGTACCAGAACCTCAAACCGAAAATTATATCGTTCGCACCTATGCCTTAAGTGATCGCATCAAAATTCACCCTGAAAGCATGATATTGAATTCACCTGACGGGTTGGTAAATTTGAAAAAAGGTAAGTTAATGCATAAGTTATTTGAACTAATTATAACCTCTGAAGATATTGAAAGAGCTGTAATCCAACTAATACTCAATGGTCAGATAAAAACTTCGGAAAAAGATAACATTATCAATTTTATCAGCGAAAAAATTAATCAGCCATTGGTATCTGATTGGTTTAACCCCGAAAATAACATTATTAACGAAGGTGATATTCTAACTCCTTCAGGACTATATCGCCCTGACCGTGTTATTATTAAAAAAAATGAAGCCTTCGTTATTGATTATAAATTTGGTGAAATCAGAAACGATAAATACAGATCCCAGGTTAACCGTTATAAAAATCTCTTAAATAAAATGGGTTATAAAAATGTGAGAGGTTTTTTATGGTATATGGGAACCGAGAATTTAATTGAAGAAGTAATTGATCAACCACAACAAGGTAAACTATTTTAGATCAGAACTGATACTCATTTATTT contains:
- a CDS encoding substrate-binding domain-containing protein, yielding MKRIGIALLWIIFVILITGCNQKPKIGFLMDSLNNERWKKDKELFVQKVEELGGTAIVEIANTDPEKQILQAQELIDQDIDVLVVVPVDLQKAAEIVKLAHRNYVPVISYDRLIKDCNLDYYISTDNIHVGELQANYLTKISPQGKYALISGPKSDYNAYLLHLGWMNILQPLIDKGDIEIVVDEFSNFWLPDEAFRIMTAYLKTSEQVDAIICGNDALASGVIIALKDAHKEGTVLLAGQDANIQAVRNIVAGNQTITIYKPIEALAFAAANAAMKIADGEAPSNMNITVNNGKRLVPAILLEASVVNRQNIKMTVISEGFMGESEVFN
- a CDS encoding UvrD-helicase domain-containing protein, producing the protein MSQLKIYRASAGSGKTYTLSGEFIKLLFEDPQNYKSILAVTFTNKATSEMKNRILENLYALSVEDDADNLEDLMKIYSKSKKQIHNTARHLLINILNDFSKFSVNTIDSFFQKVIRSFAYEANLPAGFKVELDTDRVLSQAVDELLRELELKGNEELREWLINHTLSKIEDGKDWNIANELKTLGKEVFKEEFQSLNTDTLEKLQNKQLLHLYNKQLRQIIKDFENAIKNFATEGLQVLKQHGINYEMLHLKSRSPLKNLEKLSLLQKTDDLLAIQKLIPLVDNPEECFNKKNNESDNNKIADCFSSGLNKILFDLSELFIKNKTNYYTARLISSNINALGITTDIAIKVQEIARNENLFLLADANRLLFQIIDQNETPFIYEKTGTRYQNYMIDEFQDTSRLQWNNFKPLLLNSVAEDKMAMIVGDVKQSIYRWRNSDWKLLSDQVENDFRDFGTDPQILETNWRSFENIIHFNNIVFKEAARMLQHEFISSTEENNPQYEIPEDLKTKITKAYDDTIQKIASKSIGTGGYIKMEFPEGTKKAEFMINATTKAVEEIESLLAKGYEYRDICILVRRKKEGQQITEALLSGLYSTTNQKHPVISNETLLLGSSPAVNLVIQQIKYIQDPENAVYEAYADLYNSFYKVDNIDQINNCDGTDLISSDHTIKAEQKQKLLELKGQPLFEMAETLVRELHQQIFEHQFIFIQGLLDAIRDYVTNYSVNVHDFIAWWDDKGQNTAISVPEGQNAINVMTIHKSKGLEFKAVVIPYCNWPIDDKGFGSLIWCKPQSEPFNQIDLVPVSYNSQLLQSHFIDEYLDERLYQFVDNLNLLYVAFTRAKESLIILGEQPPKTGGLKNVSNILHRIANQLNLAQIDDTSIKGTMMEAWDIDKLVFEYGEIPANENNSVPEPQTENYIVRTYALSDRIKIHPESMILNSPDGLVNLKKGKLMHKLFELIITSEDIERAVIQLILNGQIKTSEKDNIINFISEKINQPLVSDWFNPENNIINEGDILTPSGLYRPDRVIIKKNEAFVIDYKFGEIRNDKYRSQVNRYKNLLNKMGYKNVRGFLWYMGTENLIEEVIDQPQQGKLF